A portion of the Ailuropoda melanoleuca isolate Jingjing unplaced genomic scaffold, ASM200744v2 unplaced-scaffold7994, whole genome shotgun sequence genome contains these proteins:
- the LOC117800795 gene encoding olfactory receptor 7A5-like, whose translation MEPGNDTRISEFLLLGLSEDPELQPLLFGFFLSMYLITVFGNLLIILAVSSDSHLHTPMYFFLANLSFVDICSTSTTVPKMLMNIQTESKVITYAGCITQIYFFIVFAVLDVFLLAVMAYDRFVAICHPLHYTVIMNPRLCGLLVLVSWGICFLHSLLQSLMVLRLSFCTEVKLPHFFCELNQMIQLACSDTFLNNMVMYFASVLLGAGAFAGILYSYSKIVSSIHGISSARGKYKAFSTCTSHLSVVSLFYCTMLGVHLSSAATKRSHASAVASVMYTVVTPMLNPFIYSLRNRDIKRALKALFVKETLHGQLS comes from the coding sequence ATGGAACCAGGCAATGATACACgaatttcagagtttcttcttctgggactgtCGGAGGAcccagaactgcagcccctccTATTTGGgtttttcctctccatgtacctgatcactgtgtttggaaacctgctcatcatcctggccgtcagctctgactcccacctccacacccccatgtacttcttcctggccaacctgtcctttgtagacatttgttccacctccaccaccgtccccaagatgctgaTGAATATACAGACAGAGAGCAAAGTCATAACCTATGCTGGGTGCATtactcagatttattttttcatagtctTTGCCGTTTTGGACGTCTTTCTCCTGGCTGTGATGGCTTATGACCgatttgtggccatctgtcaccccctgcactacacggtCATCATGAACCCTCGGCTCTGTGGACTGCTGGTTCTGGTGTCCTGGGGCATCTGTTTCCTGCATTCCTTGTTACAAAGCTTAATGGTGTTGCGGCTGTCCTTCTGTACAGAGGTGAAactcccccactttttctgtgaactcaatcaGATGATCCAACTTGCCTGTTCTGATACCTTTCTTAATAACATGGTGATGTATTTCGCATCTGtgctgctgggtgctggggcttTTGCTGGGATCCTTTACTCTTATTCTAAGATTGTTTCCTCCATACATGGAATATCATCAGCTCggggcaagtataaagcattttccacctgtacATCTCACCTttcagttgtctccttattttattgtacgaTGCTTGGTGTGCACCTGAGCTCTGCTGCTACCAAGAGAtcccacgcaagtgcagtggcctcggtgatgtacacggtggtcacgcccatgctgaaccccttcatctacagcctgaggaacagagataTAAAGAGGGCTTTGAAAGCATTGTTTGTGAAGGAGACGCTACATGGCCAATTGTCATAA